A single window of Salvia splendens isolate huo1 chromosome 6, SspV2, whole genome shotgun sequence DNA harbors:
- the LOC121807108 gene encoding protein SOB FIVE-LIKE 5-like, with protein MNASTSDYTSGCESGWTMYLDQNSYNSDPYTTDFYTRYQHKGGYDDDDEDQSMVSDASSGPPPPHSAAYYGYTAAEDKKDKRADAKKEPKQKQTPCLDDTASSSIHHFSQGNVPPDYDSAAHFEGESVTKKRLGFFKSSTKGKSGSVAGRKRQ; from the exons ATGAACGCATCAACCTCCGATTACACCAGCGGCTGCGAATCCGGTTGGACTATGTATTTGGATCAAAACTCCTATAATTCCGATCCCTACACCACAGATTTCTACACCAGGTACCAACACAAAGGCGGctacgacgacgacgacgaggaTCAGTCCATGGTGTCGGACGCCTCGTCggggccgccgccgccgcactCCGCCGCCTACTACGGCTACACCGCGGCGGAGGATAAGAAGGATAAGAGAGCTGACGCCAAAAAAGAGCCTAAGCAGAAGCAGACGCCGTGCCTCGACGACACGGCCAGCTCTTCCATCCACCATTTCTCGCAG GGCAATGTACCTCCTGATTATGATTCCGCCGCGCATTTTGAG GGCGAATCCGTAACGAAGAAGCGTTTGGGTTTCTTCAAATCATCGACGAAAGGGAAATCAG GAAGTGTGGCGGGGAGAAAGAGGCAGTGA
- the LOC121809142 gene encoding uncharacterized protein LOC121809142 — protein sequence MIQTINPYSTARTAEIMSRYRPIAPKPETPSSAADTDSSALPNGIRKSPYLSNVWAHLQARPTRTRKRGRTAPFSPASSSVKRPRTCLQGLSPPYHPAPAHMHAFPRPLDTTTATTEYVALPLLYCAAAAPKASGIDLNTAAAEAQPQPQQQDLDLHLHLPEPAAAPAVISPRPVRPVGSSIIVESIAEDPRGSSMAKGVEEAVEGEARPAIVSDAGNKVRMCNSAYKEMVGQPECCWLDGGRIGGEVSLRFPDAEAGRRAREAAAFTCSVRIEWEGQGKKKMCVNASCSAVKLVCQTQTKDSQFLWRFDTDKSPM from the coding sequence atgatCCAAACCATCAACCCTTACTCCACCGCCAGAACGGCCGAGATCATGTCCCGCTACCGCCCCATCGCCCCCAAGCCGGAAAccccctcctccgccgccgacaCCGACTCCTCCGCCCTCCCCAACGGCATCCGCAAATCCCCCTACTTAAGCAACGTCTGGGCCCATCTCCAGGCCCGGCCCACTCGAACCCGCAAGCGCGGCCGCACTGCCCCCTTCTCGCCCGCTTCTTCGTCCGTGAAGAGGCCGAGAACTTGCCTCCAGGGGCTCTCTCCCCCCTACCACCCCGCCCCGGCCCACATGCATGCCTTCCCCCGCCCCCTCgacaccaccaccgccaccaccgaGTACGTCGCGCTCCCCCTCCTCTACTGCGCCGCGGCCGCCCCAAAGGCCAGCGGCATAGATCTCAACACGGCTGCGGCCGAGGCACAGCCTCAACCGCAGCAGCAGGATCTcgacctccacctccacctcccgGAGCCGGCGGCCGCGCCGGCGGTGATCTCGCCCCGGCCGGTGAGGCCGGTGGGGTCGAGCATAATCGTGGAGAGCATCGCGGAAGATCCGCGGGGCTCGTCCATGGCGAAGGGGGtggaggaggcggtggaggGGGAGGCGAGGCCGGCGATCGTGTCGGACGCGGGAAACAAGGTGAGGATGTGCAATTCGGCGTACAAGGAGATGGTGGGGCAGCCGGAGTGCTGCTGGCTGGACGGGGGGAGGATAGGCGGGGAGGTGTCGCTGAGGTTCCCGGACGCGGAGGCGGGGAGGAGGGCGAGGGAGGCGGCGGCATTTACGTGCTCGGTGAGGATAGAGTGGGAGGGAcaagggaagaagaagatgtgCGTAAATGCGTCTTGTAGCGCTGTCAAATTGGTGTGCCAAACCCAAACTAAAGATTCCCAGTTTTTGTGGAGGTTTGATACCGATAAATCGCCTatgtaa